Proteins encoded together in one Cardiocondyla obscurior isolate alpha-2009 linkage group LG07, Cobs3.1, whole genome shotgun sequence window:
- the LOC139103839 gene encoding uncharacterized protein → MASAFLKGTRKTYSFEERKILISLINKHEVLQNRKSDPISIYKRKSAWSRIAEEYNLIVGSQSTRSAVQLRRCWDNMKACKRNREEKKFRDDTKPVSQSVKNDRVKNQCWEGICGQNMPEAPMSTGTIGLPPNVVFEPKESEPFTLQSLCTARTQNSNCLKKDVDTPEYSNCKYVSFALKWKMGSEKRDKIAASFYSINDYCKKFMKGNSDSLAIDQPADNSLEKVVRQAIHANPESSDMHPSISPCVLQDNNRNEKSMQQEQELHVLALSEAQMRVDIAAMLKEEARIKLEEARYRKEEARLKMLFFTYKLDRLKDG, encoded by the exons ATGGCATCCGCGTTTCTGAAGGGGACTCGCAAGACGTACAGCTTCGAGGAGCGAAAGATCCTGATATCATTGATAAATAAGCACGAGGTTCTTCAGAACAGGAAATCGGATCCGATCTCCATATACAAACGAAAATCGGCATGGTCGCGCATCGCTGAAGAGTACAACTTGATTGTAGGATCCCAGAGTACACGATCCGCCGTACAGCTTAGACGTTGCTGGGACAATATGAAAGCCTGCAAGCGTAATcgcgaggaaaagaaatttcg tGACGATACAAAGCCAGTTAGTCAATCGGTAAAAAATGATAGAGTGAAGAATCAATGCTGGGAAGGTATTTGTGGCCAGAATATGCCTGAAGCACCGATGTCTACTGGGACCATCGGTTTACCACCGAATGTAGTATTCGAGCCAAAGGAATCAGAACCATTCACATTACAAAGTCTCTGTACTGCCAGAACTCAAAATTCAAATTGCCTAAAGAAAGATGTAGACACTCCCGAATATTCGAATTGTAAATATGTTTCCTTTGCATTAA AGTGGAAAATGGGTAGTGAAAAACGCGACAAAATTGCGGCATCTTTCTATTCGATAAAcgattattgtaaaaaattcatgAAAGGAAACTCGGATTCTCTTGCTATTGATCAGCCAGCGGACAACAGTCTTGAGAAAGTTGTGCGCCAAGCAATTCATGCGAATCCAGAATCAAGTGACATGCACCCTTCAATTTCGCCTTGTGTTCTGCAAGATAACAATCGCAATGAGAAATCTATGCAACAAGAACAGGAGCTGCACGTGTTAGCGCTCTCGGAAGCACAGATGAGGGTCGACATTGCTGCTATGTTGAAAGAAGAGGCGAGGATCAAACTGGAGGAGGCCCGTTACCGCAAGGAAGAGGCCAGGCTCAAAATGCtgttttttacttataaattGGACAGACTTAAAGAtggataa